GTAATCAATCAATTATAGAATTAATTAACCTCTTAATGAGGATGAGTGACATCCTGAGACCATTTATAAAAGTCAGTCCTCCAGAGAGACTGATGTTAGAGATGTTAGGGATGCAGACCTTGTAGCATTCCTGTCTGCCTGTTAAaacttttattctttattctaaTTATATGATATATGTGATATAGGTAAAACATTACCATTAGCGAGGATAACATTTAGGAGGCGTAACGGCTTTTATCAATAATcatacaaaaaaagcaaaatgaggGCAAATCGTGGTATGGAGCTGCCAGAGGACTTCTGGATACCTATCAATCTGGACACCAACAACATCACATCACTCAGCCCTTTCCTGGTTCCTCAGGATCACCTGGGGAGCTCGGGCATCTTCTATGCCATGGCAGGATTTATGTTCTTTGTATTTACTGTGGGTACTGGCATCAACACCCTCACCATCGGATGCACCATCAAATACAAGAAGCTCCGGTCCCACCTCAACTACATCCTGGTGAACTTGGCCGTGGCGAACCTTCTCGTGTCCTGTGTGGGCTCCTTCACGGCCTGCTGCTCCTTTGCATCCAGATATTTCATCTTTGGACCTCTAGCGTGCAAAATTGAAGGTTTTATGGCGACACTTGGTGGTAAGATatatgaacaataaaaaaattccactCAAGACTAATTTCCTTTTGCTGGACTAACTTCTAATGATTTGAAAAGGGGCTTACATTGTCCGTCTGTGTTTTTCCAGGTATGGTAAGCCTGTGGTCTCTGGCTGTGATAGCTTTTGAAAGATGGCTGGTCATCTGCAAGCCACTTGGTAACTTTGTTTTCAAGCCTGACCATGCTTTAGCTTGCTGCCTATTCACTTGGGTGTTTGCACTGATGGCCTCAGTTCCTCCACTTGTTGGATGGAGCAGGTTAGTATTATACACAAACCCTTACATTTAAACTCATTGTAAAGTAAAGCTGGGACATAGGCTACACTCAGTACACTGTGATTATCTCTCCAGATATATCCCAGAAGGCCTTCAGTGCTCCTGTGGACCAGACTGGTAcaccacaaacaacaaatacaacaatgaaTCCTACGTGATATTccttttctgcttctgctttgcTGTTCCCTTTTTCACCATTATGTTCTGCTACGGTCAGCTGCTCATTACACTGAAAATGGTGagacaaacaaatgacacaaaataaaaatgccttAAATCAACCTAAAGCTTGAAGGTAGCTACTTCTCAAGCCTCTCAAAGCCAAaagtttaacagaaaaaatctATCATTATTCACAGCTTAAGACTGCTTCTGTAGAATGGATTTGAACAGATTCAGTACCATCGATAAAGATGCGTAAGACAGACAAGCATGGTTCAGATTTCTAAGATCAAAATACAAACTGAACTAAATATTTTGTACAGGCACTGTCACTGCAATCGCCAGTGATACTTCTTGTGTCTTTGACCCAACTCTCCTCTCCACCAACAGGCAGCGAAGGCCCAAG
This genomic interval from Xiphias gladius isolate SHS-SW01 ecotype Sanya breed wild chromosome 21, ASM1685928v1, whole genome shotgun sequence contains the following:
- the LOC120807135 gene encoding blue-sensitive opsin-like is translated as MRANRGMELPEDFWIPINLDTNNITSLSPFLVPQDHLGSSGIFYAMAGFMFFVFTVGTGINTLTIGCTIKYKKLRSHLNYILVNLAVANLLVSCVGSFTACCSFASRYFIFGPLACKIEGFMATLGGMVSLWSLAVIAFERWLVICKPLGNFVFKPDHALACCLFTWVFALMASVPPLVGWSRYIPEGLQCSCGPDWYTTNNKYNNESYVIFLFCFCFAVPFFTIMFCYGQLLITLKMAAKAQAESASTQKAEREVTRMVVVMVLGFLVCWMPYASFALWVVNNRGQPFDLRLATIPSCFSKASAVYNPVIYVLFNKQFRSCMMMMLGMGGGEEETSTTQSVTEVSKVGPA